The Pecten maximus chromosome 17, xPecMax1.1, whole genome shotgun sequence DNA segment aaaatgacattcattttaatcaaattgaaATTAGCAGTTAAAATCACAATACCGTGCCCCTTTGTTTTATAACTCATGAGTCAAACCTCATTACTTTGGACACATCAAATTAAGAATTTACACACATCTTGTGggagtacatttgtatattgctGCACCTCTTAATGTACATGTTCGTCTGTCAGAATTCAGCAGAAGAAAACTTTTATGTGAAGATTTTATAGTCATATTCCTttaggtatataatatattgagtGATAACAAGATATGTGCATGGTAAATGGTTTGGTGTCTGCCAAGCACGTGGTGCACATTCATTGATAGATACTGAAAAAGCACAGGTGTAATTGTATGTTTTGATATCAAgctttttgattggtcaatttcATCTACTGTACCATTATGTGTGTCCTGTGTttgcaaatatgtttttaaatttaaaattatactGTTGGAAAATAACAGAAGTGTTACTGGATGTTTTATGTTATGGTAAACTGCCATAATTGTCTCAGCGTTTTAGACATAGGCTTCGTAGAaagcattatttgttgatgaactATTATTGCTTTGGTAATTTCTGTgtagtttgttttgaaaattaatgATCAGTAAATGAGCAACATGTAGATCTACATTATCGCAtaaccagggcccagttgttcaaaagacgattagcttaatcacttgattaatGCAAATCTCATTcctcctttacttcaaaacctgagtGTTACTACTCTTTAAAATGGTAAAAAAGGAAGAAACTGGCGAGTGTTATAGTTTCATATAATTTTTGTCAGTTTTatcagaaatgattttatcaggatattagaattgttgttaaactgtgattagcctaatcaccttttgaacaacttggccCAGTAGTAATTCATTAATGTTAGAGAGTTTGAAGAGACATTAGACATGTAATTTATCAGTAAAACTTCTTTGacttctttattttaaatattcaatcaGCCCAAAAAATAGTTTGTAATGCAGTAAAACTTTCAAAAACGAACAGGCTTAGTACAATTTTCTGCTTATTATGAATTGAATTAAAATTCTGAAATTTGGCTCATCctaatatattttgaaagtcTATAAAAAATCCTGATATAGCAAACTATCCCCTCTCTGGAATTCATTATAAACAAGTGTTATTATATGCTGTTAAGGTGAAATATTCTTTGCCTTGAAAATTTTAGACAAGTGAAATCTCTTCTTATAAATTCACAAGACATGCAGGTATGAATTTTATGTTACCTTATATTCACTCTTCTGGGTTATGTAGCATTCGGAGGTTTCAACATGGTGCCGTCATTACGTCCCCTGGAAACCCTACACAACAAACTAACGATGAGAGATATGGATTTATTCTTCGGGCGAGTCACCACTACCAAGTTTACCGCAGTGTCCTCCCCGCCCTATGGGTCGTCATCAACCACACCTGTCGTCTCGCCAAGACCACCCACTTTTATCAAAGGTTTGTATCATATAATTTCTCATTCCTTCCTAGTGACCTGAATGGATGAAACACATATGGTTAGTTATGAAGGTTTGGAgatgttttttcttttatttcaaaattattccCATTTATCTAGCAAAAAATATAGGACTACTAATATGTTTACTAAGAATAACTTGCGTATTGTATTACTGACATGGTATTTTACTTTTTGTAGTCACAGTACAGTAGAAACCGAGGTAAAATATTAgtacggtcatctgacaaaacGTTTCCCTAGTGCATAGTAGATCGATTAACCTGAATTCatattgttatttatctatGAAAAATATCTACAAAGTTTATACTTATGAGTGAGCTTGTTCTGTTTTCTCTAGGTACAGGTATCAGCCTGCCTTCCTCGAGTAACTCCAGCGCTGGTCCTTCATCACCAACATCAGGATCAACACCAGTCGACCTCGTCAGTCAGCTTCGTCTCTATATCAAAGAGATAGATTCTGGTCAATCAGAAATGCTGACAGGACAATCAGAAACTGATTCCAGCCAATCAAATGAGTTGACTGAAAATAAAACCGACAATTTTGGTAAGACCTGTCCGGTGGTCGCAGACACTGATGTGGCTAAATCGTGTGAATACACTGGAAATAGATTCAAGGTCAGTCAGACAGAGAACGGAACACTTCCAGTTAAGTCTGAAAAAAGTGACCAAGCAGAAGTCGCCGTTTCTAAAACAAACTGTCAGCCAGACTGGGTTAGTTCTGATACACAAAAATCAGGAATGGGATCagatacaaaatcaaaacagaTCAATATGGAACAGGAAGTGACATCACACGAAGAAAGAAGTAATACTGAGTGCTCAGGCGGAACTGATTACGATAAAAATGACAAAGAAATCGAAAAAACGAAAAAgtcaaaaaatgataaatttgtaATAGATACTGTAAGTGATGAACAGCATCATTGTTGCAAATAGCGGAATCTCAGTTATTCATGAAAACGTTTTTAATTGGTTTGATATGTTGGTGTTGACCGCCACCACAGTTTAATCGAAAGATTTATCtctaatatgaaatatatctgattatcaacataaaaaaaatatattgtcacTGCCTATGTCATCGTAAGTGGTGATGTAACTTCACTGCATGGGAATCTGTCGATTTTTAGGTTCTGGTGAAAGTTAAACAAAGTTGGAATAAGTTGTAGCGCATCGCAGTATGATAAGTTATTCCTGTCGCTGAATACCCACAAAACGTGTTCTCGTTGGATGCTGAATGGAGCATCATTTATGGATTTATTTTTGTGTGCTTTTGCACAGCTATGATACTGTTAAAGATAGCGACATAGAAACACTATACACTAATAGATGAATATCAGTAATACCTTTTCCTATGTATTAACTctcatggtatatatataattatcaataataataCTTATGTAGGAACTCTCatggtatatatgtaaaattataaataataattcCCTTTCCTATATATAGTAACTCTcatggtatatataaatatacaattataaataCCGGGTAATATCTTTTTCCTATGTTGTAATTCTcatggtatataaatatatataattataaataatgacTTTTCTATATAGTAACTCTcatggtatataaatatatataattataaataatgacTTTTTCCTATGTTATAATTCTCATGGCATTTACCTTTTCTATTACTGTAAAAGTCACACACAATTTTTCCCTGTAGGACTTAATTGTGTTAGACTTTTAACTTTTTACAtctaattatacatgtattggacTCGGTTGTTGGGATGTGACATATTCTATTATGATGATTGTACAAGTTTTTAAGTGTGAAGTATTCAAATATGATTAATGTACAAGATGTTGagatgttaattattttattatgataattatgtgagttgtggagatatgaagtattctagtatgataactgtgtgagttgtggagatgtgaagtattctagtatgataactgtgagttgtggagatgtgaagtattctagtatgataattgtgtgagttgtggagatgtgaagtattctagtatgataactgtgtgagttgtggagatgtgaagtattctagtatgataactgtgtgaGTTGTTGAGATGCgaagtattctagtatgataactgtgtgagttgtggagatgtgaagtattctagtatgataactgtgtgagttgtggagatgtgaagtattctagtatgataactgtgtgagttgttgagatgtgaagtattctagtatgataattatgtgagttgtggagatatgaagtattctagtatgataactgtgtgagttgtggagatatggagtattctagtatgataaTTGTGTGAGTTGTTGAGATgtgaagtattctagtatgataactgtgtgagttgtggagatatggagtattctagtatgataaTTGTGTGAGTTGTTTAGATgtgaagtattctagtatgataaTTGTGTGAGTTGTTGAGATgtgaagtattctagtatgataattgtgtgagttgtggagatgtgcagtattctagtatgataactgtgtgaGTTGTGGAGATATGAAGTATTCTAGTATGGTAACTGTGTGAGTTGTGGAGATATGAAGTATTCTAGTATGGTAACTGTGTGAGTTGTGGAGATATGAAGTATTCTAGTATGGTAACTGTGAGTTGTGGAGATAtgaagtattctagtatgataactgtgtgagttgtggagatgtgaagtattctagtatgaCAACTGTGAGTTGTTGAGATgtgaagtattctagtatgataattgtgtgagttgtggagatgtgaagtattctagtatgataactgtgtgagttgtggagatgtgaagtattctagtatgataactgtgtgagttgtggagatatgaagtattctagtatgataactgtgtgagttgtggagatgtgaagtattctagtatgGTAACTGTGAGTTGTGGAGATAtgaagtattctagtatgataactgtgtgagttgtggagatgtgaagtattctagtatgataactgtgaGTTTTTGAGATgtgaagtattctagtatgataactgtgtgaGTTGTTGAGATGCGAAATATTCTAGTATGATAATTGTGTGAGTTGTGGAGATAtgaagtattctagtatgataactgAGTTGTTGAGATGCgaagtattctagtatgataattgtgtgagttgtggagatatgaagtattctagtatgataactgtgtgaGTTTTTGAGATGTGAAGTATTCTAGTATAATTGTGTGAGTTGTGGAGATAtgaagtattctagtatgataactgtgaGTTGTTGAGATGCGAAGTATTTTAGTATGATAATTGTGTGAGTTGTGGAGATAtgaagtattctagtatgataactgtgtgagttgtggagatgtgaattattctagtatgataactgtgtgagttgtggagatatgaagtattctagtatgataactgtgaGTTGTTGAGATGTGAAATATTCTAGTATGATAATTGTGTGAGTTGTGGAGATAtgaagtattctagtatgataactgtgtgagttgtggagatatgaagtattctagtatgataactgtgagttgtggagatgtgcagtattctagtatgataactgtgtgaGTTGTTGAGATGTGAAAtattctagtatgataactgtgagttgtggagatgtgcagtattctagtatgataactgtgtgaGTTGTTGAGATGTGAAATATTCTAGTATGGTAACTGTGAGTTGTGGAGATGTGCagtattctagtatgataactgtaTGAGTTGTGGAGATAtgaagtattctagtatgataactgtgtgagttgtggagatgtgaagtattctagtatgataactgtgagttgtggagatgtgaagtattctagtatgataactgtgtgagttgtggagatgtgaagtattctagtatgataattgtgtgagttgtggagatgtgaagtattctagtatgGTAACTGTGTGAGTTGTGGGGATAtgaagtattctagtatgataattgtgtgagtt contains these protein-coding regions:
- the LOC117315570 gene encoding inositol hexakisphosphate and diphosphoinositol-pentakisphosphate kinase 1-like; protein product: MVPSLRPLETLHNKLTMRDMDLFFGRVTTTKFTAVSSPPYGSSSTTPVVSPRPPTFIKGTGISLPSSSNSSAGPSSPTSGSTPVDLVSQLRLYIKEIDSGQSEMLTGQSETDSSQSNELTENKTDNFGKTCPVVADTDVAKSCEYTGNRFKVSQTENGTLPVKSEKSDQAEVAVSKTNCQPDWVSSDTQKSGMGSDTKSKQINMEQEVTSHEERSNTECSGGTDYDKNDKEIEKTKKSKNDKFVIDTVSDEQHHCCK